The following proteins come from a genomic window of Scomber japonicus isolate fScoJap1 chromosome 4, fScoJap1.pri, whole genome shotgun sequence:
- the LOC128357209 gene encoding membrane-associated guanylate kinase, WW and PDZ domain-containing protein 1-like isoform X7, whose protein sequence is MSKVIQKKNHWITKVNECAIVRDACGELNVELRGGAENGEFPFVGQVREDAVVYQDGKLSEGELLLEVEGLPVSGLPLYDILSVINCCQGPIRLKTVRQGHKLNKDLKYYLSLRFQKSSPDHELQKTIRANLYRHAVPCTTRPPREGEVPGVDYNFLSVEDFLELEESGTLLEIGTYDGNYYGTPKPPRQPIIGTVILSDAGSQQSTPKRTKSYNDMQNARVVPADDDDDDQASEMNNSFTGNPNEQDESRGGILRPYPARDNAPSCGLNNAATSTSESGQQTLAEPQVSPEDPLGPLPENWEMAYTENGELYFIDHNTKTTSWLDPRCRDKASRPLEECEDDEEGIHTEDLETDLELPPGWERIDDPVYGVYYVDHINRKTQYENPVVEARRRKILEQQQPQPPEEWIEEHSSAAAPLANYAPNHLETYRDPQVPPSLPPGPAGAKRGKPFFTRNPAELKGIFINTKLKKSRRGFGFTVVGGDEPDEFLQIKSLVLDGPAAVDGKMETGDVIVSVNDTIVLGYTHAQVVKIFQSIPIGSMVDLALCRGYPLPFDPDDPNTSLVTSVAILDKEPIIVNGQETFDSPSNQAGSVNGMREPRAHSPSAEVASNGSHGYSSDVVTLASSIATQPELITIHMEKGDKGFGFTIADSLTGGGQRVKQIVDYPRCRGLKEGDILMEVNKRNVQNMSHNQVVDLLSKCPRGSEVTMLVQRGVVPAKRSPKLVHQLERKDSQSSSQHSVCSHRSTHTDSPSHPPSVMPSEAVAPTPAAPTQPLPGLPPQDSADGTLTLQKKPDPFKIWAQSRSMYESRLPDCQEQDIFLWRKDTGFGFRILGGNEPGEPIYIGHIVKYGAADEDGRLRSGDELICVDGTAVVGKSHQLVVQLMQQAAKQGHVNLTVRRKSTGYGVSKGEGDVPPSPASSHHSSTQAPSLTEGKRTPQGSQNSLNTVSSGSGSTSGIGSGGGGGSGSAVVPASLQPYDVEIQRRENEGFGFVIVSSVSRPDAGTTFAGNACVAMPHKIGRIIEGSPADRCGKLKVGDRILAVNGCSITNKSHSDIVNLIKEAGNTVSLRIIPGDDSSNASLLTNAEKIATITTTHTPQQSTESRNNSKSKGAPPPPPIQTQSQDAEFYSVDLERDSKGFGFSLRGGREYNMDLYVLRLAEDGAAVRNGKMRVGDEILEINGESTKNMKHSRAIELIKNGGRRARLVLKRGDGSVPEYDGSSDGNPSTPGAQNTPEVRTLPPNSRYHTSLESSYPPDLHKSSRQESARGRDRDRNWDRAVSDQMDYQGRQLNPHHHHTWNNNHSQSTPRQQSPENSNSSSSGNKKSRGRKVKKSESESGISKLLKTLRKDSSGKKAAAAEKLRGRELSSSSSTLDGRFRPQRRGSLDRSPTRKCTSSPDRRRAKSMDRRAERAHRDRTPEREYDDGGFLAVTPERKFYERRLLKDSQMAGRVREATTPEHTNNNGDSLSLSRGRTYDRATKNGNLLRDSSSERREEQYRMNGTPERRYRVERDSSPDSNYSRDELNYAAAPRLKDYYSMMKNNAAHNNAAYNNTGHNNNTVGRSPNQLPEPKRRLYKESPKDLSI, encoded by the exons GTACCACCCGCCCCCCACGAGAAGGAGAGGTCCCAGGGGTGGATTATAACTTTCTGTCTGTGGAGGATTTCCTTGAACTTGAGGAGAGTGGCACACTACTGGAAATAGGAACGTATGACG GTAACTATTATGGGACCCCCAAGCCGCCAAGGCAGCCCATCATTGGGACAGTGATTCTCAGTGATGCAGGCTCCCAGCAGTCCACCCCAAAGCGCACAAAGTCCTACAATGACATGCAAAACGCCAGAGTAGTGCCTGCTGACGACGACGATGACGACCAGGCCTCGGAAATGAACAACAGTTTTACAG GTAACCCTAACGAACAGGATGAGAGCCGCGGCGGCATCCTCCGGCCGTACCCCGCACGTGACAATGCTCCATCCTGTGGTCTGAACAATGCGGCCACCTCCACCTCAGAAAGTGGGCAGCAGACCCTGGCAGAACCACAGGTCTCTCCAGAAGACCCGCTGGGGCCGCTGCCTGAAAACTGGGAGATGGCCTACACCGAGAATGGAGAACTTTACTTCATAGA CCACAACACAAAGACTACATCATGGCTGGATCCTCGGTGTAGAGACAAAGCCTCGAGGCCTCTGGAAGAGTGTGAAGACGATG AAGAAGGGATACATACAGAGGACCTGGAGACCGATCTAG AGCTGCCTCCAGGATGGGAGAGGATAGACGACCCAGTGTATGGAGTGTACTATGTAGA tcaTATAAACAGAAAGACCCAGTATGAGAACCCAGTGGTGGAGGCGCGGCGTCGGAAAAtcctggagcagcagcagccgcagcCTCCAGAAG AATGGATAGAGGAGCACTCCTCAGCAGCCGCTCCACTAGCAAACTATGCTCCAAaccacctggagacctacagagACCCTCAGGTCCCACCATCTCTACCTCCTGGCCCTGCAGGAGCCAAAC GAGGGAAGCCTTTCTTCACAAGAAACCCAGCAGAGCTGAAAGGAATCTTCATCAACACCAAGCTGAAGAAGAGTCGTCGAGGCTTTGGCTTCACCGTGGTCGGAGGGGACGAGCCAGATGAGTTTCTACAGATCAAGAGTCTGGTGCTGGACGGGCCTGCGGCAGTGGATGGCAAGATGGAGACAG GTGATGTGATAGTCAGTGTCAATGACACCATCGTGCTGGGCTACACCCACGCTCAGGTGGTGAAGATCTTCCAATCCATCCCCATTGGTTCCATGGTGGACTTGGCCTTATGCCGTGGCTACCCACTGCCCTTTGACCCTGATGACCCCAACACCAGCCTGGTGACCTCAGTGGCCATCTTGGACAAGGAACCTATCATTGTCAACGGACAGGAAACGTTTGACTCACCTTCCAACCAGGCTGGATCCGTTAACGGCATGAGGGAGCCGCGGGCGCACAGCCCCTCAGCTGAGGTGGCATCCAATGGCTCACATGGCTACTCCAGCGATGTGGTCACCCTGGCCTCATCCATAGCCACCCAGCCAGAGCTGATCACCATTCACATGGAGAAGGGAGACAAAGGATTCGGCTTCACCATTGCTGACAGCCTGACGGGAGGCGGGCAGAGGGTCAAGCAGATAGTGGACTATCCACGCTGCCGTGGGCTAAAGGAGGGGGACATTCTGATGGAGGTCAACAAGAGAAATGTCCAAAACATGAGCCACAACCAGGTGGTGGACCTGCTAAGCAAATGTCCCCGAGGCAGTGAGGTCACCATGCTGGTGCAAAGAG GAGTGGTGCCAGCCAAGAGGAGTCCAAAGCTGGTG CACCAGTTAGAGAGGAAAGACAGCCAGAGTAGCTCCCAGCACAGTGTGTGCAGCCATCGCAGCACCCACACCGATTCTCCCAGCCACCCACCCTCTGTCATGCCCAGTGAAGCTGTGGCGCCCACTCCTGCTGCCCCCACCCAGCCTCTGCCAGGCCTGCCCCCTCAGGACTCTGCAGATGGCACCCTCACCCTTCAGAAGAAGCCAGACCCTTTTAAGATCTGGGCCCAGTCCAGGAGCATGTACGAGAGTCGAC tgCCAGATTGCCAGGAGCAGGACATTTTCCTTTGGCGGAAGGACACAGGCTTCGGCTTCCGTATCCTGGGAGGAAATGAGCCTGGGGAGCCT ATCTACATAGGACACATAGTGAAGTACGGGGCTGCAGACGAGGATGGGCGCCTGCGGTCGGGCGATGAGCTCATCTGTGTGGACGGCACAGCAGTGGTGGGCAAGTCCCACCAGCTGGTGGTGCAACTGATGCAGCAGGCCGCTAAACAGGGCCATGTCAACCTCACTGTCAGACGCAAGTCTACTGGATATGGAG tGTCAAAAGGGGAAGGTGATGTTCCCCCGTCACCAGCCTCCTCCCACCACAGCAGCACGCAGGCACCCAGCCTTACAGAGGGAAAGCGGACCCCCCAGGGGAGCCAGAACTCTCTCAACACCGTCAGTTCTGGGAGCGGATCCACCAGCGGCATCGgcagtggtggtggaggaggcagCGGGAGCGCAGTGGTACCTGCCTCCCTGCAGCCATATGATGTGGAGATCCAGCGTAGAGAGAACGAGGGCTTTGGTTTTGTCATTGTGTCGTCTGTTTCCAGGCCTGACGCCGGCACCACCTTTG ctggAAATGCTTGTGTGGCCATGCCCCACAAAATAGGACGAATCATAGAGGGCAGCCCGGCGGATCGCTGCGGGAAGCTGAAAGTCGGGGACCGAATATTGGCTGTGAACGGCTGCTCCATCACAAACAAGTCACACTCGGACATCGTCAACCTGATCAAGGAAGCCGGGAACACAGTTTCGCTCAGGATCATCCCGGGTGATG aTTCTTCCAATGCTTCTCTACTCACCAATGCTGAGAAGATAGCTACTatcaccaccacacacacacctcaacagTCCACAGAGTCCCG GAATAACTCGAAGTCTAAAGgagctcctcctccaccacccaTACAAACCCAATCACAG GATGCAGAGTTCTACTCTGTGGACCTCGAGCGTGACAGTAAAGGTTTTGGTTTCAGtctgagaggaggaagggagtacaATATGGACCTTTATGTGTTGAGACTAGCAGAGGATGGGGCTGCTGTCAGAAATGGCAAGATGAGG GTAggggatgagattctggaaATTAATGGTGAGAGCACAAAGAACATGAAGCATTCACGTGCCATTGAACTGATCAAGAATGGTGGTCGGAGGGCAAGACTCGTCCTCAAACGGGGGGATGGATCTGTACCTGAATATG ACGGCAGCAGTGACGGGAACCCTTCCACACCCGGGGCACAAAACACTCCGGAAGTGAGAACGCTGCCACCCAACAGCCGATATCACACCTCATTGGAGTCCAGTTATCCACCAGACCTTCACAAATCATCACGCCAGGAGTCTGCGCGTGGCCGAGACAGGGACAGGAACTGGGACAGGGCTGTGTCAGATCAGATGGACTACCAAGGCCGGCAATTAAACCCCCACCATCATCACACCTGGAATAATAATCACAGTCAAAGTACCCCCAGACAGCAGTCTCCAGAgaacagtaacagcagtagcAGTGGCAACAAGAAGAGCCGAGGCCGCAAAGTCAAGAAGTCTGAGTCGGAGAGCGGCATCTCTAAACTCCTAAAGACTCTGAGGAAAGACAGCTCAGGGAAGAAGgctgcagctgcagagaaaCTGAGGGGCCGAGAGCTCTCAAGCAGCAGTTCTACTCTGGACGGGAGGTTTCGTCCCCAGCGCCGAGGCTCCCTTGACCGCTCACCAACCCGCAAGTGCACCTCCTCCCCTGATCGTCGGCGGGCCAAGTCGATGGACCGCAGGGCAGAGCGAGCGCATCGGGACCGTACACCTGAGAGGGAGTATGACGATGGAGGGTTCCTCGCTGTCACCCCTGAACGCAAATTTTACGAGCGAAGGCTCCTCAAGGACTCGCAGATGGCTGGGCGAGTCAGGGAGGCCACAACCCCCGAGCACACCAACAACAACGGAGATTCATTGTCTCTTTCCAGGGGCCGTACGTATGATAGAGCCACAAAGAACGGCAACCTCCTGAGAGACTCTTCctcagagaggagggaggagcagTATCGGATGAACGGGACACCGGAGAGACGATACAGAGTGGAGCGGGACTCTTCCCCTGACAGCAACTACAGTCGGGATGAGCTGAACTATGCAGCAGCACCCAGACTAAAGGACTACTATAGCATGATGAAGAACAACGCTGCACACAACAATGCTGCCTACAATAACACAGGCCATAACAATAACACAGTAGGCCGTAGCCCAAACCAGCTCCCTGAGCCCAAGAGAAGGCTGTACAAAGAAAGCCCCAAAGACCTCAGCATctag
- the LOC128357209 gene encoding membrane-associated guanylate kinase, WW and PDZ domain-containing protein 1-like isoform X5 — MQNARVVPADDDDDDQASEMNNSFTGNPNEQDESRGGILRPYPARDNAPSCGLNNAATSTSESGQQTLAEPQVSPEDPLGPLPENWEMAYTENGELYFIDTAKAHHQDMAVYFQSFHNTKTTSWLDPRCRDKASRPLEECEDDEEGIHTEDLETDLELPPGWERIDDPVYGVYYVDHINRKTQYENPVVEARRRKILEQQQPQPPEGERYIREWIEEHSSAAAPLANYAPNHLETYRDPQVPPSLPPGPAGAKRGKPFFTRNPAELKGIFINTKLKKSRRGFGFTVVGGDEPDEFLQIKSLVLDGPAAVDGKMETGDVIVSVNDTIVLGYTHAQVVKIFQSIPIGSMVDLALCRGYPLPFDPDDPNTSLVTSVAILDKEPIIVNGQETFDSPSNQAGSVNGMREPRAHSPSAEVASNGSHGYSSDVVTLASSIATQPELITIHMEKGDKGFGFTIADSLTGGGQRVKQIVDYPRCRGLKEGDILMEVNKRNVQNMSHNQVVDLLSKCPRGSEVTMLVQRGVVPAKRSPKLVHQLERKDSQSSSQHSVCSHRSTHTDSPSHPPSVMPSEAVAPTPAAPTQPLPGLPPQDSADGTLTLQKKPDPFKIWAQSRSMYESRLPDCQEQDIFLWRKDTGFGFRILGGNEPGEPIYIGHIVKYGAADEDGRLRSGDELICVDGTAVVGKSHQLVVQLMQQAAKQGHVNLTVRRKSTGYGVSKGEGDVPPSPASSHHSSTQAPSLTEGKRTPQGSQNSLNTVSSGSGSTSGIGSGGGGGSGSAVVPASLQPYDVEIQRRENEGFGFVIVSSVSRPDAGTTFAGNACVAMPHKIGRIIEGSPADRCGKLKVGDRILAVNGCSITNKSHSDIVNLIKEAGNTVSLRIIPGDDSSNASLLTNAEKIATITTTHTPQQSTESRNNSKSKGAPPPPPIQTQSQDAEFYSVDLERDSKGFGFSLRGGREYNMDLYVLRLAEDGAAVRNGKMRVGDEILEINGESTKNMKHSRAIELIKNGGRRARLVLKRGDGSVPEYDGSSDGNPSTPGAQNTPEVRTLPPNSRYHTSLESSYPPDLHKSSRQESARGRDRDRNWDRAVSDQMDYQGRQLNPHHHHTWNNNHSQSTPRQQSPENSNSSSSGNKKSRGRKVKKSESESGISKLLKTLRKDSSGKKAAAAEKLRGRELSSSSSTLDGRFRPQRRGSLDRSPTRKCTSSPDRRRAKSMDRRAERAHRDRTPEREYDDGGFLAVTPERKFYERRLLKDSQMAGRVREATTPEHTNNNGDSLSLSRGRTYDRATKNGNLLRDSSSERREEQYRMNGTPERRYRVERDSSPDSNYSRDELNYAAAPRLKDYYSMMKNNAAHNNAAYNNTGHNNNTVGRSPNQLPEPKRRLYKESPKDLSI; from the exons ATGCAAAACGCCAGAGTAGTGCCTGCTGACGACGACGATGACGACCAGGCCTCGGAAATGAACAACAGTTTTACAG GTAACCCTAACGAACAGGATGAGAGCCGCGGCGGCATCCTCCGGCCGTACCCCGCACGTGACAATGCTCCATCCTGTGGTCTGAACAATGCGGCCACCTCCACCTCAGAAAGTGGGCAGCAGACCCTGGCAGAACCACAGGTCTCTCCAGAAGACCCGCTGGGGCCGCTGCCTGAAAACTGGGAGATGGCCTACACCGAGAATGGAGAACTTTACTTCATAGA CACAGCAAAGGCACACCACCAGGACATGGCTGTGTATTTTCAGAGCTT CCACAACACAAAGACTACATCATGGCTGGATCCTCGGTGTAGAGACAAAGCCTCGAGGCCTCTGGAAGAGTGTGAAGACGATG AAGAAGGGATACATACAGAGGACCTGGAGACCGATCTAG AGCTGCCTCCAGGATGGGAGAGGATAGACGACCCAGTGTATGGAGTGTACTATGTAGA tcaTATAAACAGAAAGACCCAGTATGAGAACCCAGTGGTGGAGGCGCGGCGTCGGAAAAtcctggagcagcagcagccgcagcCTCCAGAAGGTGAGCGGTATATTCGAG AATGGATAGAGGAGCACTCCTCAGCAGCCGCTCCACTAGCAAACTATGCTCCAAaccacctggagacctacagagACCCTCAGGTCCCACCATCTCTACCTCCTGGCCCTGCAGGAGCCAAAC GAGGGAAGCCTTTCTTCACAAGAAACCCAGCAGAGCTGAAAGGAATCTTCATCAACACCAAGCTGAAGAAGAGTCGTCGAGGCTTTGGCTTCACCGTGGTCGGAGGGGACGAGCCAGATGAGTTTCTACAGATCAAGAGTCTGGTGCTGGACGGGCCTGCGGCAGTGGATGGCAAGATGGAGACAG GTGATGTGATAGTCAGTGTCAATGACACCATCGTGCTGGGCTACACCCACGCTCAGGTGGTGAAGATCTTCCAATCCATCCCCATTGGTTCCATGGTGGACTTGGCCTTATGCCGTGGCTACCCACTGCCCTTTGACCCTGATGACCCCAACACCAGCCTGGTGACCTCAGTGGCCATCTTGGACAAGGAACCTATCATTGTCAACGGACAGGAAACGTTTGACTCACCTTCCAACCAGGCTGGATCCGTTAACGGCATGAGGGAGCCGCGGGCGCACAGCCCCTCAGCTGAGGTGGCATCCAATGGCTCACATGGCTACTCCAGCGATGTGGTCACCCTGGCCTCATCCATAGCCACCCAGCCAGAGCTGATCACCATTCACATGGAGAAGGGAGACAAAGGATTCGGCTTCACCATTGCTGACAGCCTGACGGGAGGCGGGCAGAGGGTCAAGCAGATAGTGGACTATCCACGCTGCCGTGGGCTAAAGGAGGGGGACATTCTGATGGAGGTCAACAAGAGAAATGTCCAAAACATGAGCCACAACCAGGTGGTGGACCTGCTAAGCAAATGTCCCCGAGGCAGTGAGGTCACCATGCTGGTGCAAAGAG GAGTGGTGCCAGCCAAGAGGAGTCCAAAGCTGGTG CACCAGTTAGAGAGGAAAGACAGCCAGAGTAGCTCCCAGCACAGTGTGTGCAGCCATCGCAGCACCCACACCGATTCTCCCAGCCACCCACCCTCTGTCATGCCCAGTGAAGCTGTGGCGCCCACTCCTGCTGCCCCCACCCAGCCTCTGCCAGGCCTGCCCCCTCAGGACTCTGCAGATGGCACCCTCACCCTTCAGAAGAAGCCAGACCCTTTTAAGATCTGGGCCCAGTCCAGGAGCATGTACGAGAGTCGAC tgCCAGATTGCCAGGAGCAGGACATTTTCCTTTGGCGGAAGGACACAGGCTTCGGCTTCCGTATCCTGGGAGGAAATGAGCCTGGGGAGCCT ATCTACATAGGACACATAGTGAAGTACGGGGCTGCAGACGAGGATGGGCGCCTGCGGTCGGGCGATGAGCTCATCTGTGTGGACGGCACAGCAGTGGTGGGCAAGTCCCACCAGCTGGTGGTGCAACTGATGCAGCAGGCCGCTAAACAGGGCCATGTCAACCTCACTGTCAGACGCAAGTCTACTGGATATGGAG tGTCAAAAGGGGAAGGTGATGTTCCCCCGTCACCAGCCTCCTCCCACCACAGCAGCACGCAGGCACCCAGCCTTACAGAGGGAAAGCGGACCCCCCAGGGGAGCCAGAACTCTCTCAACACCGTCAGTTCTGGGAGCGGATCCACCAGCGGCATCGgcagtggtggtggaggaggcagCGGGAGCGCAGTGGTACCTGCCTCCCTGCAGCCATATGATGTGGAGATCCAGCGTAGAGAGAACGAGGGCTTTGGTTTTGTCATTGTGTCGTCTGTTTCCAGGCCTGACGCCGGCACCACCTTTG ctggAAATGCTTGTGTGGCCATGCCCCACAAAATAGGACGAATCATAGAGGGCAGCCCGGCGGATCGCTGCGGGAAGCTGAAAGTCGGGGACCGAATATTGGCTGTGAACGGCTGCTCCATCACAAACAAGTCACACTCGGACATCGTCAACCTGATCAAGGAAGCCGGGAACACAGTTTCGCTCAGGATCATCCCGGGTGATG aTTCTTCCAATGCTTCTCTACTCACCAATGCTGAGAAGATAGCTACTatcaccaccacacacacacctcaacagTCCACAGAGTCCCG GAATAACTCGAAGTCTAAAGgagctcctcctccaccacccaTACAAACCCAATCACAG GATGCAGAGTTCTACTCTGTGGACCTCGAGCGTGACAGTAAAGGTTTTGGTTTCAGtctgagaggaggaagggagtacaATATGGACCTTTATGTGTTGAGACTAGCAGAGGATGGGGCTGCTGTCAGAAATGGCAAGATGAGG GTAggggatgagattctggaaATTAATGGTGAGAGCACAAAGAACATGAAGCATTCACGTGCCATTGAACTGATCAAGAATGGTGGTCGGAGGGCAAGACTCGTCCTCAAACGGGGGGATGGATCTGTACCTGAATATG ACGGCAGCAGTGACGGGAACCCTTCCACACCCGGGGCACAAAACACTCCGGAAGTGAGAACGCTGCCACCCAACAGCCGATATCACACCTCATTGGAGTCCAGTTATCCACCAGACCTTCACAAATCATCACGCCAGGAGTCTGCGCGTGGCCGAGACAGGGACAGGAACTGGGACAGGGCTGTGTCAGATCAGATGGACTACCAAGGCCGGCAATTAAACCCCCACCATCATCACACCTGGAATAATAATCACAGTCAAAGTACCCCCAGACAGCAGTCTCCAGAgaacagtaacagcagtagcAGTGGCAACAAGAAGAGCCGAGGCCGCAAAGTCAAGAAGTCTGAGTCGGAGAGCGGCATCTCTAAACTCCTAAAGACTCTGAGGAAAGACAGCTCAGGGAAGAAGgctgcagctgcagagaaaCTGAGGGGCCGAGAGCTCTCAAGCAGCAGTTCTACTCTGGACGGGAGGTTTCGTCCCCAGCGCCGAGGCTCCCTTGACCGCTCACCAACCCGCAAGTGCACCTCCTCCCCTGATCGTCGGCGGGCCAAGTCGATGGACCGCAGGGCAGAGCGAGCGCATCGGGACCGTACACCTGAGAGGGAGTATGACGATGGAGGGTTCCTCGCTGTCACCCCTGAACGCAAATTTTACGAGCGAAGGCTCCTCAAGGACTCGCAGATGGCTGGGCGAGTCAGGGAGGCCACAACCCCCGAGCACACCAACAACAACGGAGATTCATTGTCTCTTTCCAGGGGCCGTACGTATGATAGAGCCACAAAGAACGGCAACCTCCTGAGAGACTCTTCctcagagaggagggaggagcagTATCGGATGAACGGGACACCGGAGAGACGATACAGAGTGGAGCGGGACTCTTCCCCTGACAGCAACTACAGTCGGGATGAGCTGAACTATGCAGCAGCACCCAGACTAAAGGACTACTATAGCATGATGAAGAACAACGCTGCACACAACAATGCTGCCTACAATAACACAGGCCATAACAATAACACAGTAGGCCGTAGCCCAAACCAGCTCCCTGAGCCCAAGAGAAGGCTGTACAAAGAAAGCCCCAAAGACCTCAGCATctag